A genome region from Microcella alkaliphila includes the following:
- a CDS encoding IS110 family transposase, whose protein sequence is MRIQRTSVGLDVHARSVVGCAIDEDTGEVIRHRFGYDPAAVVEWVRSLPQPAAVTYEAGPTGFALARLFTAAGIECFVAAPSKLQRPVGDRVKTDARDAMHLARLLRLGEIVAVAVPTIEQETARDLVRAREDNRGELMAARHRLSKLLLRHGIIYDGKQAWTGAHDAWLRRQRFDHPGLQAAFDADYEAVQQVRARKDRLDAIIEQMAAASTYAPVVRRLGCLRGISTLTGFGLAVEIGNWERFTGSSIGAFVGLVPSEHSSGQSRSQGSITKTGNTHARRLLVEAAWHHRKPYRPGAVMQARWAAAPSLAASRGDDGNRRLHQKWQHFTARKKRPTIANVAIARELAGWCWSLAVMPD, encoded by the coding sequence TTGAGAATCCAGCGTACGAGCGTCGGTCTGGACGTGCACGCCCGTAGCGTCGTGGGATGCGCAATCGATGAGGACACCGGGGAAGTGATCCGTCACCGTTTCGGCTACGACCCCGCAGCAGTTGTGGAGTGGGTGCGGTCGCTGCCCCAGCCGGCGGCGGTGACCTATGAGGCCGGGCCGACCGGGTTCGCTTTGGCCCGGTTGTTCACCGCCGCAGGCATCGAGTGCTTCGTGGCGGCGCCGTCGAAGTTGCAGCGCCCGGTCGGGGATCGAGTCAAGACCGACGCCAGGGACGCGATGCATTTGGCAAGACTGCTGCGACTGGGTGAGATCGTCGCGGTTGCCGTGCCCACGATCGAGCAGGAAACCGCCCGCGACTTGGTGCGAGCCCGGGAGGACAATCGGGGTGAGCTGATGGCTGCACGGCATCGGCTCTCGAAGCTGCTGTTGCGCCACGGGATCATTTATGACGGCAAGCAGGCGTGGACCGGCGCGCATGATGCCTGGCTGCGTCGGCAGAGGTTCGACCATCCCGGACTGCAGGCTGCGTTCGATGCCGACTACGAAGCAGTGCAGCAGGTGCGCGCCCGCAAAGACCGACTCGACGCGATCATCGAGCAGATGGCCGCGGCCAGCACCTACGCGCCCGTGGTGCGACGCCTGGGGTGCTTGCGTGGGATCTCGACCTTGACCGGGTTCGGCCTCGCGGTCGAGATCGGCAACTGGGAGCGCTTCACCGGATCCAGCATCGGAGCGTTCGTCGGGCTGGTGCCCTCAGAGCACTCCTCCGGACAGTCCCGCTCGCAAGGCTCGATCACCAAGACCGGCAACACTCACGCCCGCCGCCTGCTGGTGGAAGCGGCCTGGCATCACCGCAAGCCCTATCGTCCCGGAGCGGTGATGCAGGCCCGGTGGGCTGCCGCGCCCAGCCTTGCAGCGTCCCGCGGCGACGACGGCAACCGGCGCCTGCATCAGAAATGGCAGCACTTCACCGCACGCAAGAAGCGGCCCACGATCGCGAACGTCGCCATCGCCCGCGAGCTCGCCGGCTGGTGCTGGTCCTTGGCCGTGATGCCCGACTGA
- a CDS encoding DUF3043 domain-containing protein — protein MARRNDASSTPSAAEQASADALAEAEAASTGKKGRPTPTRKEREAARKRPLVPDDRKRARVENRQRMAEARERAREGLARGEERYLPQRDRGPQRRYVRDYVDARTSFGEFMIPVMFLVIIATFLPSVDAQFIAIISLWGFFLIAIIDSILLGYLVKRRLRKKFGEDKVEKGVGWYAGMRALQLRVLRLPKPQVKRGEYPV, from the coding sequence GTGGCCCGCAGGAACGACGCCAGCAGCACCCCGAGCGCCGCCGAGCAGGCGTCCGCTGACGCCCTTGCCGAGGCGGAGGCAGCATCGACCGGCAAGAAGGGTCGCCCGACGCCGACGCGGAAGGAGCGCGAGGCGGCACGCAAGCGCCCGCTCGTTCCTGACGACCGCAAGCGCGCTCGCGTCGAGAACCGTCAGCGCATGGCCGAGGCGCGCGAGCGTGCCCGCGAGGGGCTCGCCCGCGGCGAGGAGCGCTACCTTCCCCAGCGCGACCGCGGTCCGCAGCGGCGCTATGTGCGCGACTACGTGGACGCGCGCACGAGCTTCGGCGAGTTCATGATCCCGGTGATGTTCCTCGTGATCATCGCCACGTTCCTGCCGAGCGTTGACGCGCAGTTCATCGCGATCATTTCGCTGTGGGGTTTCTTCCTCATTGCGATCATCGACAGCATCCTGCTCGGCTATCTCGTCAAGCGCCGCCTGCGCAAGAAGTTCGGCGAGGACAAGGTCGAGAAGGGCGTCGGCTGGTACGCCGGCATGCGCGCGCTGCAGCTGCGCGTGCTGCGGCTGCCGAAGCCGCAGGTCAAGCGCGGCGAGTACCCGGTCTAG
- a CDS encoding dipeptidase, translating into MTRDDRPAPTAPTTLAALADAVRDRMPQTIAELSELVRIPSVSWDGFDPAHVAASAEAVAQLLRGLGVFDRVDVVSAPIPGTDHTGQPAVLARREPETGRPTVLLYAHHDVQPPGDDALWQSPPFEPTVRGDRLYGRGAADDKAGVIAHVAAIRALIDTVGDPDVGIVVFVEGEEEFGSRSFRALLDAHRETLAADVIVVADSDNWTTEIPSLTIGLRGNAAFTLTISTLAHASHSGMLGGAAPDAMLAAVRLLATLHDEDGSVAVAGLTTHEQEVPADDLERFRHEAGLLEGVSPIGRGALLHRVWAQPAITVTGIDAPSVQNASNTLQPSVSVKISARVAPGQSAAEAFEAIRDHLLAHAPFGAHLEFGHVDLGNPFLVDTSGWGADEALQAMRDAWGAEPQLTGVGGSIPFIADLAEVFPDAHVLVTGVEDPESRAHSPNESLHLGVLRRAILTEAVLLARLSERAQATDVH; encoded by the coding sequence ATGACCCGTGACGACCGGCCCGCCCCGACCGCCCCCACGACCCTCGCCGCACTCGCCGATGCCGTGCGCGACCGGATGCCGCAGACGATCGCCGAGCTGTCGGAGCTCGTGCGCATCCCCTCGGTGTCCTGGGACGGTTTCGATCCGGCCCACGTTGCCGCCTCCGCTGAGGCCGTCGCCCAGCTGCTCCGGGGGCTCGGGGTGTTCGACCGCGTCGACGTCGTCAGCGCTCCGATTCCCGGCACCGACCACACCGGGCAGCCCGCCGTGCTCGCCCGGCGCGAGCCTGAGACCGGCCGGCCGACGGTGCTGCTGTACGCCCACCACGACGTGCAGCCCCCGGGCGATGACGCCCTGTGGCAGTCGCCGCCGTTCGAGCCGACCGTGCGCGGCGACCGCCTGTACGGGCGCGGCGCCGCCGACGACAAGGCCGGCGTGATCGCCCATGTCGCCGCGATTCGCGCCCTGATCGACACGGTCGGCGATCCCGACGTCGGCATCGTCGTCTTCGTCGAGGGGGAGGAGGAGTTCGGTTCGCGGTCCTTCCGCGCCCTCCTGGACGCCCACCGTGAGACGCTCGCCGCCGACGTGATCGTTGTCGCTGACAGCGACAACTGGACGACCGAGATCCCCTCGCTCACGATCGGGCTGCGCGGCAACGCCGCTTTCACGCTCACCATCTCGACGCTCGCGCACGCGTCGCATTCCGGGATGCTCGGGGGAGCGGCGCCGGACGCCATGCTCGCCGCGGTGCGCCTGCTTGCCACCCTCCACGACGAGGATGGCTCGGTCGCCGTCGCTGGCCTGACGACCCATGAGCAGGAGGTGCCTGCCGACGACCTCGAGCGCTTCCGTCACGAGGCGGGCCTGCTCGAGGGGGTCTCTCCGATCGGCCGCGGCGCACTGCTGCACCGCGTCTGGGCGCAGCCGGCGATCACGGTCACCGGTATTGACGCCCCGAGCGTGCAGAACGCGTCCAACACGCTGCAGCCGAGCGTCTCCGTGAAGATCAGTGCGCGGGTGGCGCCCGGTCAGAGCGCGGCCGAGGCTTTCGAGGCGATCCGGGATCACCTCCTCGCTCACGCGCCGTTTGGGGCGCACCTCGAGTTCGGCCATGTTGATCTCGGCAACCCGTTCCTCGTTGACACAAGTGGCTGGGGCGCGGATGAGGCGCTGCAGGCCATGCGTGATGCCTGGGGTGCCGAGCCGCAGTTGACTGGCGTCGGCGGCTCGATTCCGTTCATCGCCGACCTTGCCGAGGTGTTCCCCGACGCACACGTGCTGGTGACCGGTGTGGAAGACCCCGAATCGCGCGCGCACAGTCCGAACGAGTCGCTGCACCTGGGGGTGCTGCGCCGCGCCATCCTCACGGAGGCCGTGCTGCTCGCGCGGCTGTCCGAGCGCGCCCAGGCGACAGACGTACACTGA
- a CDS encoding HesB/IscA family protein has protein sequence MTDTATTAPAHGVTLTDTAAEKVASLLHQEGRDDLRLRLAVQPGGCSGLIYQLYFDERLLDGDATREFGGVEVVVDKMSVPYLEGASIDFEDTIQKQGFTIDNPNAQGSCACGDSFH, from the coding sequence ATGACCGACACCGCAACCACGGCTCCCGCCCACGGCGTCACGCTCACCGACACGGCCGCCGAAAAGGTGGCATCGCTGCTTCACCAGGAGGGCCGTGACGACCTGCGGCTGCGCCTGGCCGTTCAGCCCGGGGGTTGCTCGGGGCTGATCTACCAGCTGTACTTCGATGAGCGCCTGCTCGACGGCGACGCGACACGCGAGTTTGGCGGCGTTGAAGTCGTCGTCGACAAGATGAGCGTGCCGTACCTCGAGGGCGCATCGATCGACTTCGAAGACACGATCCAGAAGCAGGGCTTCACGATCGACAACCCCAACGCGCAGGGTTCCTGCGCGTGCGGCGACAGTTTCCACTGA
- the coxB gene encoding cytochrome c oxidase subunit II produces the protein MRSNRRLRWTAIPLAVITTIALAGCTTQMQLGWLPTEPGTTNQVDRVIGLWVTSWIVLLVVGVITWGLIIWAAVVYRRRRGQTGLPVQLRYNMPIEVFYTVAPLILVLGFFAFTARDQAAIEAPLEDPDVQIEVYGKRWAWDFNYLTDNVYYSGIQAQETGPNNTIDVESLPTLYLPVGQKVEIILESRDVIHSFWIIDFLYKKDMIPGRTNHWFFIPEREGSFVGKCAELCGEFHSLMLFNVEVVSVEEYEAQMQALRDRGFEGRLGPEFNTAPNPPVIAPAGTSEEE, from the coding sequence GTGCGTTCCAACCGACGTCTTCGATGGACGGCGATTCCCCTCGCCGTCATCACCACGATCGCCCTAGCCGGGTGCACGACCCAGATGCAACTGGGCTGGCTCCCGACCGAGCCGGGAACGACCAACCAGGTCGACCGCGTCATCGGCCTGTGGGTGACCTCCTGGATTGTGCTGCTCGTCGTCGGTGTGATCACGTGGGGCCTCATCATTTGGGCCGCCGTCGTCTACCGCCGCCGTCGGGGTCAGACCGGCCTGCCGGTGCAGCTGCGCTACAACATGCCGATCGAGGTGTTTTACACCGTCGCGCCGCTGATCCTCGTGCTCGGCTTCTTCGCCTTCACCGCCCGCGACCAGGCCGCCATCGAGGCGCCGCTGGAAGACCCCGACGTTCAGATCGAGGTCTACGGCAAGCGCTGGGCGTGGGACTTCAACTACCTGACCGACAACGTCTACTACTCGGGCATCCAGGCCCAGGAGACGGGCCCGAACAACACCATTGACGTCGAGTCGCTGCCGACCCTGTACCTCCCCGTGGGGCAGAAGGTCGAGATCATCCTCGAGTCGCGCGACGTCATCCACTCATTCTGGATCATCGACTTCCTCTACAAGAAGGACATGATCCCCGGCCGCACCAACCACTGGTTCTTCATCCCTGAGCGCGAAGGCAGCTTCGTCGGCAAGTGTGCCGAGCTCTGCGGAGAGTTCCACTCGCTCATGCTCTTCAACGTCGAGGTCGTCTCGGTCGAAGAGTACGAGGCCCAGATGCAGGCTCTTCGTGACCGCGGCTTCGAGGGACGCCTCGGACCGGAGTTCAACACCGCCCCGAACCCGCCGGTCATCGCACCCGCCGGCACGAGCGAAGAGGAGTAA
- the ctaD gene encoding cytochrome c oxidase subunit I, with protein MTTTAPRPNVSGSAPGAISPTVGRKGNVFVGWITSTDHKTIGYMYLITSFVYFLIGGVMALVIRAQLFAPGLEIVATKEQYNQLFTMHGTIMLLIFATPLFAGFANVLMPLQIGAPDVAFPRLNAFAYWLYSFGSLIAVAGFLTPQGAASFGWFAYAPLSSQTFSPGLGGNLWVFGLAISGFGTILGAVNFITTIITMRAPGMTMWRMPIFTWNTLVTSLLVLMAFPVLAAALFALGSDRMFGSHVFDAANGGAILWQHLFWFFGHPEVYIIALPFFGIVSEIFPVFSRKPIFGYKTLVYATIAIAALSITVWAHHMYVTGSVLLPFFALMTMLIAVPTGVKIFNWIGTMWRGSVTFETPLVWSLGFLITFVFGGLTGVILASPPLDFAVSDSYFVVAHFHYVVFGTVVFAMFAGFYFWWPKWTGKMLNERLGHIHFWVLFVGFHATFLVQHWLGVVGMPRRYATYLVEDGFTWMNQLSTVGSFLLAASMIPFLLNVYITARRAPKVTVNDPWGYGRSLEWATSCPPPRHNFTSIPRIRSESPAFDLNHPEAGIPIGIGPGKDAPDAPTLDIDDNKVK; from the coding sequence ATGACCACGACCGCACCTCGCCCCAACGTTTCCGGCAGCGCTCCGGGGGCGATCTCGCCTACCGTCGGGCGTAAGGGCAACGTTTTCGTCGGATGGATCACCTCCACCGACCACAAGACCATCGGGTACATGTACCTGATTACGTCGTTCGTCTACTTCCTCATCGGCGGTGTGATGGCGCTCGTCATCCGCGCGCAGCTTTTCGCGCCGGGCCTCGAGATCGTCGCCACGAAAGAGCAGTACAACCAGCTCTTCACGATGCACGGCACGATCATGCTGCTGATTTTCGCGACGCCGCTGTTCGCCGGCTTCGCCAACGTGCTCATGCCCCTGCAGATCGGTGCACCCGACGTCGCCTTCCCGCGTCTGAACGCTTTCGCCTACTGGCTGTATTCGTTCGGTTCGCTGATCGCGGTCGCCGGCTTCCTGACCCCGCAGGGTGCGGCATCGTTCGGCTGGTTTGCGTACGCGCCACTGTCGAGTCAGACGTTCTCGCCGGGGCTCGGGGGTAACCTCTGGGTCTTCGGCCTGGCGATATCCGGCTTCGGAACGATCCTCGGTGCGGTGAACTTCATCACCACGATCATCACGATGCGTGCGCCCGGCATGACCATGTGGCGCATGCCGATCTTCACGTGGAACACGCTGGTGACGTCGCTGCTCGTGCTGATGGCGTTCCCCGTCCTCGCCGCCGCCCTGTTCGCCCTCGGTTCGGACCGGATGTTCGGATCGCACGTCTTCGACGCCGCCAACGGTGGAGCCATCCTGTGGCAGCACCTGTTCTGGTTCTTCGGCCACCCCGAGGTGTACATCATCGCGCTGCCGTTCTTCGGCATCGTGTCCGAGATCTTCCCGGTCTTCAGCCGCAAACCGATCTTCGGCTACAAGACCCTGGTGTACGCGACGATTGCCATCGCGGCGCTGTCGATCACCGTGTGGGCGCACCACATGTACGTGACCGGTTCGGTGCTCCTGCCGTTCTTCGCGCTGATGACGATGCTGATCGCGGTGCCCACCGGCGTGAAGATCTTCAACTGGATCGGCACTATGTGGCGGGGCTCCGTCACGTTCGAGACCCCGCTCGTGTGGTCGCTGGGCTTCCTCATCACCTTCGTGTTTGGTGGCCTGACGGGCGTCATCCTCGCCTCGCCCCCGCTCGACTTCGCTGTCTCCGACTCCTACTTCGTCGTGGCGCACTTCCACTACGTCGTCTTCGGAACCGTCGTGTTCGCGATGTTCGCCGGCTTCTACTTCTGGTGGCCGAAGTGGACGGGCAAGATGCTCAACGAGCGTCTCGGCCACATCCACTTCTGGGTGCTGTTCGTCGGCTTCCACGCGACCTTCCTCGTGCAGCACTGGCTCGGCGTCGTGGGCATGCCCCGCCGCTACGCCACGTACCTCGTCGAGGACGGCTTCACCTGGATGAACCAGCTGTCGACCGTCGGGTCGTTCCTGCTCGCGGCCTCGATGATTCCGTTCCTGCTGAACGTGTACATCACCGCGCGTCGGGCTCCGAAGGTCACGGTCAACGACCCGTGGGGTTACGGTCGTTCGCTCGAGTGGGCGACCTCCTGCCCGCCTCCGCGCCACAACTTCACGTCGATCCCGCGTATCCGCTCCGAGTCGCCGGCGTTCGACCTGAACCACCCCGAGGCCGGCATCCCGATCGGCATCGGGCCGGGCAAGGACGCGCCAGACGCACCCACGCTCGACATCGACGACAACAAGGTGAAGTGA
- a CDS encoding cytochrome c oxidase subunit 4, whose amino-acid sequence MKTNINLFWVLLGFFIVLDVVYISWAIIDTGQVEWVGAVAIGLCGIMSAFMAFYLRLVYRNQGGELPEDRLDADIDDGDAEQGFFPPWSWWPIILAGGASLVFLGLAIDFWIVGYAAVIALIGLVGWVYEYYRGNFGR is encoded by the coding sequence GTGAAGACCAACATCAACCTCTTCTGGGTCCTTCTCGGCTTCTTCATCGTCCTCGACGTCGTCTACATCTCCTGGGCGATCATCGACACCGGCCAGGTGGAGTGGGTCGGTGCGGTGGCGATCGGCCTCTGCGGCATCATGTCGGCGTTCATGGCCTTCTACCTGCGCCTCGTCTACCGCAACCAGGGCGGCGAGCTGCCGGAGGACCGCCTCGACGCCGATATCGATGACGGCGATGCCGAGCAGGGCTTCTTCCCCCCGTGGAGCTGGTGGCCGATCATCCTGGCCGGTGGCGCCTCGCTCGTCTTCCTGGGGCTCGCGATCGACTTCTGGATCGTGGGCTACGCGGCCGTCATCGCCCTGATCGGCTTGGTCGGCTGGGTGTACGAGTACTACCGCGGCAACTTCGGACGCTGA
- a CDS encoding GNAT family N-acetyltransferase, whose product MSDVRRARPEDADAVFSLVQQLGAAFVPVRSAFDESFRDVVAAGEDDAIFLLVAEKDSGEVAGYALTTVARLLSTNGPSAQLQEIVVDSDARGLDLGTALVHAVEAECIRRGVRQITVAARRAGGFYDRLGYSQNAEYMRRVF is encoded by the coding sequence ATGAGTGACGTTCGGCGTGCCCGGCCCGAAGACGCGGATGCGGTCTTCTCCCTCGTGCAGCAGCTGGGTGCAGCGTTCGTTCCCGTGCGCAGTGCCTTCGACGAGTCGTTCCGTGACGTGGTCGCCGCCGGCGAAGACGACGCGATCTTCCTCCTCGTGGCGGAAAAGGATTCCGGTGAGGTCGCGGGCTACGCCTTGACGACCGTCGCCCGCCTGCTGTCCACCAACGGCCCGTCGGCGCAGCTTCAAGAGATCGTCGTCGACTCGGATGCTCGTGGCCTCGATCTTGGCACGGCTCTCGTTCACGCCGTCGAGGCTGAGTGCATCCGCCGCGGCGTTCGCCAGATCACGGTCGCGGCACGCCGTGCGGGAGGCTTCTACGACCGCTTGGGCTACTCGCAGAACGCGGAGTACATGCGCCGAGTGTTTTAG
- a CDS encoding DUF4191 domain-containing protein has product MARRDSSSPKAPKEPGRIKQMWQVFQMTRRMDKAAPWWMLLWFLLPLTAGVVLAIVIAGGSILGMVLYIIAGVMGGILGPLVVLGRRAEKVAYRQISGQPGAVGAVLRSSLRRAWQSSEMPVAMSPKSQDAVYRAVGKPGVMLIGEGPKSRTKRMLEDERRNVNRIVPNVPVHFVYVGPDEDSTKLENLAKTLNKNKKVLTKAEVLAVNNRLTSLSRSSTLPIPKGIDPMKVRAPKPR; this is encoded by the coding sequence ATGGCACGTCGCGACTCCAGCAGCCCGAAGGCACCCAAGGAACCCGGCCGCATCAAGCAGATGTGGCAGGTCTTCCAGATGACGCGGCGGATGGACAAGGCCGCACCCTGGTGGATGCTTCTGTGGTTCCTGCTCCCCCTGACGGCGGGCGTCGTCCTTGCCATTGTGATCGCCGGCGGCAGCATTCTCGGAATGGTGCTGTACATCATCGCCGGTGTCATGGGCGGTATTCTCGGCCCGCTCGTCGTGCTCGGCCGACGAGCCGAAAAGGTCGCCTACCGCCAGATTTCGGGCCAGCCGGGCGCCGTCGGCGCCGTGCTCCGAAGCTCGTTGCGTCGCGCATGGCAGTCGAGCGAGATGCCAGTGGCGATGAGCCCCAAGAGCCAAGACGCGGTCTACCGAGCCGTCGGGAAGCCGGGCGTGATGCTCATCGGAGAAGGTCCCAAGAGCCGCACCAAGCGCATGCTCGAAGACGAGCGCCGCAACGTCAATCGCATCGTGCCGAACGTTCCCGTGCACTTCGTTTACGTCGGGCCGGACGAGGACTCCACGAAGCTGGAGAACCTCGCCAAGACGCTCAACAAGAACAAGAAGGTGCTCACCAAGGCCGAGGTGCTCGCCGTGAACAATCGACTGACGTCGCTCAGCCGCTCGAGCACGTTGCCCATCCCGAAGGGCATCGACCCGATGAAGGTGCGCGCGCCGAAGCCCCGCTAG
- the sucB gene encoding 2-oxoglutarate dehydrogenase, E2 component, dihydrolipoamide succinyltransferase, translated as MSESVNLPALGESVTEGTVTRWLKNVGDRVEVDEPLLEVSTDKVDTEIPSPIAGVIEEILVAEDETVEVGAPLVRIGDGSGGGGSTDVPGADAEVEAAPSAPAEPSAAAPSAPAEPAPSAAPAPSAAPAPSAAPAPSAAPAPSAAPAPSAAPAPSAAPALSAAPAPSAAPAPSAAPAPSAAPAPSAVPASSHDAPAQAGSNAGYITPIVRKLAAEHGVDLASITGTGVGGRIRKQDVLAAAESSGSAAAAPATSAAREPLEASPLRGTTVSMSRLRKVIAERAVVSMQSTAQLTSVVEVDVTKVAALRSSVKDAFLEATGTKLSFLPFFAKAATEALRAFPIINATVDGDSIVYPDTENLSIAVDTERGLLTPVVRGAGDKSIAELAGDIADLAARTRDNQLKPDELAGGTFTLTNTGSRGALFDTPVVFLPQVAILGTGVVTKKPTVVTIDGEDVIAIRSMVYLALSYDHRIVDGADAARFLTAVKARLEEADFDADLGI; from the coding sequence ATGAGCGAATCCGTCAACCTCCCCGCGCTCGGCGAGAGCGTCACCGAGGGTACGGTCACCCGCTGGTTGAAGAACGTCGGCGACCGCGTCGAGGTTGACGAGCCGTTGCTCGAGGTCTCGACCGACAAGGTCGACACCGAAATCCCGTCGCCCATCGCCGGCGTCATCGAGGAGATCCTCGTTGCCGAGGACGAGACCGTTGAGGTCGGCGCTCCCCTCGTGCGCATCGGTGACGGCTCCGGCGGAGGGGGTTCGACCGACGTGCCCGGCGCCGATGCCGAGGTGGAGGCTGCTCCGAGCGCTCCGGCTGAGCCGAGTGCGGCTGCCCCGAGCGCGCCGGCTGAACCGGCGCCGAGTGCGGCTCCGGCACCCAGTGCAGCTCCCGCTCCCAGCGCAGCCCCCGCCCCGAGCGCAGCCCCCGCCCCGAGCGCAGCCCCCGCACCCAGCGCAGCCCCCGCCCCGAGCGCCGCCCCCGCACTCAGCGCGGCACCGGCACCGAGCGCGGCCCCCGCACCCAGCGCAGCGCCTGCCCCGAGTGCAGCGCCGGCGCCGAGCGCCGTCCCGGCCTCCTCGCACGATGCCCCCGCGCAGGCGGGCAGCAACGCCGGCTACATCACGCCGATCGTGCGGAAGCTCGCCGCCGAGCACGGTGTCGACCTCGCGTCGATCACGGGTACCGGCGTCGGCGGCCGCATTCGCAAGCAGGATGTGCTCGCCGCCGCGGAGTCGTCGGGCTCGGCGGCTGCCGCCCCCGCGACGTCGGCTGCACGCGAGCCGCTCGAGGCGTCGCCCCTGCGCGGCACCACCGTGTCGATGTCGCGTCTTCGCAAGGTCATTGCCGAGCGCGCCGTCGTGTCGATGCAGTCGACCGCGCAGCTTACCTCGGTGGTCGAGGTGGACGTCACGAAGGTGGCAGCTCTCCGCTCGTCGGTGAAGGACGCCTTCCTCGAGGCGACCGGAACGAAACTGTCGTTCCTGCCGTTCTTCGCGAAGGCGGCGACCGAGGCCCTCCGTGCATTCCCGATCATCAACGCGACCGTCGACGGCGACTCGATCGTCTATCCCGACACCGAGAACCTGTCGATCGCCGTCGACACCGAGCGGGGGCTGCTGACCCCGGTCGTTCGCGGTGCCGGCGACAAGTCGATCGCCGAGTTGGCGGGCGACATTGCCGACCTCGCGGCACGGACGCGCGACAACCAGCTGAAGCCCGACGAACTCGCCGGAGGCACGTTCACGCTGACCAACACCGGTTCGCGTGGCGCGCTATTCGACACCCCTGTCGTCTTCCTTCCGCAGGTCGCGATCCTCGGAACTGGCGTTGTCACGAAGAAGCCGACCGTCGTGACGATTGACGGCGAAGACGTGATTGCGATCCGCTCGATGGTCTATCTCGCACTGTCGTACGACCACCGCATCGTGGACGGAGCAGACGCCGCCCGATTCCTCACCGCCGTCAAGGCGCGTCTGGAAGAGGCCGACTTCGACGCCGATCTCGGCATCTAG
- the lpdA gene encoding dihydrolipoyl dehydrogenase, giving the protein MTEHNFDLVILGAGSGGYAAALRASQLGMTVGLIEKSKVGGTCLHVGCIPTKALLHAAEIADAARDSDKFGVRATLEGVDVPAVIQYRESVVSSKHKGLQGLIKARGITTIEGEGRLTSPTTVQVGEHTITGKNVILATGSYPRTLPGLEIGGRVITSEQALQLDYVPKKVAVLGGGVIGVEFASVWRSFGAEVVIIEALPHLVPAEDESISKQFERAYRKRGIEFSLGVKFQGVTQNDQGVVVTLEDGKTIEADLLLVAVGRGPATAGLGFEEVGVEMDRGFVLTDERLRTNIPGVWAVGDIVPGLQLAHRGFQHGIFVAEEIAGLNPVVISDTNIPKVTYSEPEVASVGLSEKKAKEQYGDDAVTTYDYNLAGNGKSHILETAGSIKVIRVVDGPVVGVHMIGARVGELIGEAQLAVNWDAHPEDVAPLLHAHPTQHEALGEAFMALAGKPLHAI; this is encoded by the coding sequence GTGACCGAACACAACTTTGACCTCGTGATCCTCGGAGCCGGAAGTGGTGGCTACGCCGCCGCGCTCCGCGCCAGCCAGCTGGGCATGACGGTTGGACTGATCGAGAAGAGCAAGGTCGGTGGGACCTGCCTGCACGTCGGCTGCATTCCGACGAAGGCGCTGCTGCACGCAGCAGAGATCGCTGACGCGGCCCGCGACTCCGACAAATTCGGCGTGCGCGCGACGCTCGAGGGTGTCGACGTGCCGGCGGTCATCCAGTACCGCGAGAGCGTGGTCTCGAGCAAGCACAAGGGCCTGCAGGGCCTGATCAAGGCCCGCGGCATCACGACCATCGAGGGTGAAGGGCGCCTCACCTCGCCGACGACCGTGCAGGTGGGCGAGCACACCATCACGGGCAAGAACGTGATCCTCGCGACGGGTTCGTACCCGCGCACGCTTCCCGGCCTCGAGATCGGCGGCCGTGTCATCACGAGCGAGCAGGCACTGCAGCTCGACTACGTACCCAAGAAGGTCGCCGTTCTCGGCGGCGGCGTCATCGGTGTCGAGTTCGCGAGCGTGTGGCGCTCGTTCGGCGCCGAAGTGGTCATCATCGAGGCCCTGCCGCACCTGGTGCCGGCCGAGGACGAGTCGATCTCGAAGCAGTTCGAGCGCGCGTACCGCAAGCGCGGCATCGAGTTCAGCCTGGGCGTGAAGTTCCAGGGTGTCACCCAGAACGACCAGGGCGTCGTCGTCACGCTCGAAGACGGAAAGACCATCGAGGCCGATCTGCTGCTCGTCGCCGTCGGCCGCGGCCCGGCGACGGCCGGGCTCGGCTTCGAAGAGGTCGGCGTCGAGATGGATCGCGGCTTCGTCCTCACCGACGAGCGCCTGCGGACCAACATCCCCGGCGTCTGGGCCGTCGGCGACATCGTGCCCGGCCTGCAGCTGGCCCACCGTGGCTTCCAGCACGGCATCTTCGTCGCGGAAGAAATCGCCGGACTGAACCCGGTCGTGATCAGCGACACGAACATCCCCAAGGTCACCTACTCGGAGCCCGAGGTCGCCTCGGTCGGCCTCAGCGAGAAGAAGGCGAAGGAGCAGTACGGCGACGACGCCGTGACGACCTACGACTACAACCTCGCGGGCAACGGCAAGAGCCACATCCTCGAGACGGCGGGGTCGATCAAGGTCATCCGTGTCGTCGACGGCCCGGTTGTCGGCGTGCACATGATCGGCGCTCGCGTCGGCGAACTCATCGGCGAGGCGCAGTTAGCCGTCAACTGGGATGCGCACCCGGAGGATGTCGCTCCGCTCCTGCACGCGCACCCCACGCAGCACGAGGCCCTCGGCGAAGCATTTATGGCGCTGGCCGGCAAGCCCCTGCACGCGATCTGA